One genomic window of Ziziphus jujuba cultivar Dongzao chromosome 4, ASM3175591v1 includes the following:
- the LOC112491320 gene encoding LEAF RUST 10 DISEASE-RESISTANCE LOCUS RECEPTOR-LIKE PROTEIN KINASE-like 2.5: protein MHPLIPTKSHILLLLVVTMMLSMHGSSSSSANEYNDCGNLFECGSIRVGYPFWGAMRPKHCDHPDFQLTCPAANVTLLSISSEDYRVLKIDEDAGTMDAVRNEYRTDVCLDGQTQPKNTTLQQSGLFTNNSDTEDLRLFYSCNSQLGATLPNHFNCSSSINYYFTQAQIASQGSLPTGSNVIEILLGSCAQNVLVPIFKAQATILQSVTMTALPITDVITVVSTGFRSSWNATIKAQCDRCLTQNSTNRCAFNTTSNEFTCYQALGGSRESSPNRNLIVGISAAVVGLLIIFAIFLSIYKREAIIFWNKEKTEEFDVEAFIRNYTSFAPKRYTHSHVKKMTNSFTNVIGKGGFGCVYKGTLPDGRLVAVKVLKESKHNGEDFINEVASMGRTSHVNIVTLVGFSYERNKRALIYDFMSNGSLDKFIFNQEDGNTTRCLNWKTLYEIALGVARGLEYLHRGCNTRILHFDIKPQNILLDKDFCPKISDFGLAKLWLNKESNVSMMGARGTAGYIAPEVFSRNFGGVSHKSDVYSYGMLVLEMVGGRRNNDPRVSHTSEIYFPFWIYEDVDLGKDLRVLGVTTEEEKEIARKMLLVSFWCIQTNPSDRPPMSKVVDMLEGDLQHVQIPPKPFLFSPERSPQQSTESS from the exons ATGCATCCCTTAATTCCCACCAAAAGCCATATCCTGCTTCTTCTGGTTGTTACAATGATGTTGTCAATGCATGGTTCATCATCTTCGTCCGCCAACGAATACAACGACTGTGGCAATCTCTTTGAATGCGGAAGTATCCGGGTAGGTTATCCCTTCTGGGGAGCCATGCGACCGAAACACTGTGACCACCCTGATTTCCAGTTGACCTGCCCCGCTGCCAATGTGACACTGCTCTCAATCTCTTCTGAGGATTATCGAGTTCTTAAAATCGATGAAGATGCGGGTACCATGGACGCTGTGAGGAATGAATACCGGACCGATGTTTGTCTTGATGGTCAAACACAGCCCAAAAACACCACCCTACAACAGAGCGGTTTATTCACCAACAACTCAGATACTGAAGACCTGAGGCTGTTCTATTCCTGCAATTCCCAATTGGGTGCAACTTTGCCAAACCATTTCAATTGCAGTTCATCTATTAATTACTATTTCACACAAGCCCAAATAGCCTCACAGGGTAGCCTTCCAACTGGATCTAATGTAATTGAGATCCTCCTTGGAAGTTGTGCACAAAATGTTTTGGTCCCTATTTTCAAAGCACAAGCCACCATTTTACAATCGGTGACTATGACTGCTCTACCAATAACAGATGTGATAACGGTGGTGAGTACTGGGTTTCGGTCGTCGTGGAATGCCACTATTAAAGCTCAGTGTGATAGATGCCTAACCCAAAACAGTACTAATCGCTGCGCCTTCAATACTACTTCAAATGAATTCACCTGCTATCAAGCTCTAGGCGGCAGCCGAG AATCGTCTCCTAACCGTAATTTGATCGTAG GCATTTCAGCAGCTGTGGTAGGGCTTCTGataatttttgctatatttcTGTCTATCTACAAGAGAGAAGCAATTATCTTTtggaataaagaaaaaacagaggAGTTTGATGTGGAGGCATTTATAAGGAATTATACTTCATTTGCTCCAAAGCGATACACTCATTCACATGTCAAGAAAATGACAAACTCATTTACGAACGTGATTGGGAAAGGAGGATTTGGTTGTGTGTACAAAGGAACACTACCTGATGGTCGCCTTGTTGCAGTGAAAGTCCTAAAAGAGTCCAAACATAATGGAGAAGATTTTATTAATGAAGTTGCTAGTATGGGTAGAACTTCTCATGTTAATATAGTTACTCTTGTTGGATTCAGTTATGAGAGGAACAAGAGAGccttgatttatgattttatgtCCAATGGTTCACttgataaattcatatttaatcaAGAAGATGGGAATACAACCCGATGCTTAAATTGGAAAACATTGTATGAAATTGCTCTTGGCGTTGCACGAGGACTAGAATATTTGCATCGTGGTTGTAACACAAGGATTTTGCATTTTGACATAAAGCCTCAAAACATTCTTTTGGATAAagatttttgtccaaaaatatcAGATTTTGGTCTGGCCAAATTATGGTTAAACAAGGAGAGTAATGTGTCAATGATGGGTGCCAGAGGAACTGCAGGGTATATAGCACCGGAGGTATTCAGTCGGAATTTTGGTGGAGTGTCTCATAAATCTGATGTTTATAGTTATGGAATGTTGGTTCTTGAAATGGTTGGAGGAAGAAGGAATAATGATCCTAGAGTTTCTCATACTAGCGAAATTTACTTTCCTTTTTGGATTTATGAAGATGTGGATTTGGGTAAAGATTTAAGAGTCTTGGGAGTCACaacagaggaagaaaaagaaatagcaaGGAAGATGCTGTTAGTGAGCTTTTGGTGCATTCAGACAAATCCATCAGATCGACCACCAATGAGTAAGGTTGTAGATATGCTGGAAGGAGACCTTCAACATGTCCAGATTCCACCAAAGCCGTTCTTGTTTTCTCCAGAAAGATCCCCTCAACAATCCACAGAATCATCATAA